The following coding sequences lie in one Maylandia zebra isolate NMK-2024a linkage group LG14, Mzebra_GT3a, whole genome shotgun sequence genomic window:
- the LOC101471863 gene encoding extracellular calcium-sensing receptor-like: MQKSGEVILGGLFPVHFFSSIPDLSFTSQPQQPTCHSFYVQGFRQAQTMAFAIDEINNNSNLLPNVTLGYTLYDNCVELGIGFRGALSLISGQEEQIILHNTCVGNPPVVGIVGDSSSTPSIAISSILGLYRVPLVSYFATCSCLSDRQKYPSFFRTIPSDAFQVRAMIQILKYFGWTWAGLLITDDDYGLHAARSLQSELSVSGEGCLAYVEVLPTDKDTDELRRIVDVMKKSTAHVVIAFVFETHMINLMEEIERQNVTGLQWLASEGWTATAAVLQTPQLMPYLGGTLGIAIRRGEIPGLREFLLQIRPDLLDSNSYGKTMVNQFWEFTFQCRFAPAPPGWLEVGGALCTGQEDLENVNTEFLDISNLRPEYNVYKAVYALAYSLDDILQCKPGRGPFSGHSCGTLQSLEPWQLVYYLERVNFSTPFSDQLSFDENGDVVPIYDVMNWLLLPDGSIKVQSVGEVKGSAFKGEELILDENKIFWNSISNKPVQSICSESCPLGTHMIRKKGEPKCCFDCIPCSDGKVSNMSNSLECTSCPEDFWSNPQRDHCVPKKTEFLSYLEPLGICLTATSLLGTFLCAVILGIFIYHRRTPIVRANNSELSFQLLLSLKLCFLCSLLFIGRPRLWTCQLRHAVFGISFVLCVSCILVKTMVVLAVFKASMPGGGTSLKWFGAMQQRGTILFLTSIQAAICTAWLVSASPTPHKNTQYQNDKIVYECVVGSSVGFAVLLGYIGMLAFLSFLIAFLVRNLPESFNEAKLITFSMLIFCAVWVAFVPVYISSPGNYADAVEVFAILASSFGLLITLFGPKCYIILLKPELNTKKAVMGHGTES; the protein is encoded by the exons ATGCAGAAGAGTGGAGAGGTCATCCTGGGAGGACTGTTTCCAGTCCACTTTTTCTCAAGCATTCCTGACCTGTCTTTTACCTCACAGCCACAGCAACCTACTTGCCATAG tTTCTATGTACAAGGATTTAGACAAGCACAAACCATGGCTTTTGCAATTGATGAGATCAACAACAACTCCAACTTGCTACCTAATGTGACTCTGGGATACACCCTTTATGATAATTGCGTTGAACTTGGAATTGGATTCCGTGGAGCATTGTCATTAATCAGTGGTCAAGAGGAACAGATTATATTACACAATACATGTGTTGGAAATCCTCCAGTTGTAGGGATTGTGGGTGATTCTTCCTCTACTCCTTCTATTGCTATCTCCAGCATCTTAGGTTTGTACAGAGTACCTCTG GTGAGTTATTTTGCCACATGTTCCTGTTTGAGTGACCGTCAAAAGTATCCATCCTTCTTTAGGACGATCCCAAGTGATGCTTTCCAG GTACGTGCAATGATTCAGATTCTAAAATATTTTGGCTGGACTTGGGCAGGTCTGCTCATCACTGATGATGATTATGGACTTCATGCAGCCAGATCCTTACAATCTGAGCTGAGTGTGTCTGGAGAAGGTTGCCTTGCCTATGTTGAGGTTTTACCCACTGACAAAGACACAGATGAACTCAGAAGGATTGTGGATGTGATGAAGAAATCCACAGCTCATGTTGTCATTGCCTTTGTGTTTGAGACTCACATGATAAACCTTATGGAAGAG ATAGAAAGGCAGAATGTAACAGGCCTACAGTGGTTGGCCAGTGAAGGCTGGACAGCAACAGCTGCTGTGCTTCAAACACCTCAGCTCATGCCATATCTGGGTGGTACACTGGGCATCGCTATTCGTCGAGGAGAAATACCAGGGCTCAGGGAATTCCTGTTACAAATACGCCCTGATCTGCTTGACAGTAATAGCTATGGAAAGACAATG GTGAATCAGTTTTGGGAATTCACATTTCAGTGTAGATTTGCTCCAGCTCCACCAGGCTGGCTGGAAGTTGGAGGAGCATTATGCACTGGACAGGAAGATCTAGAAAATGTGAATACTGAGTTCTTGGACATTTCCAACCTCCGGCCTGAGTACAATGTGTACAAAGCTGTTTATGCCCTGGCATATTCCCTTGATGACATTCTGCAATGCAAGCCAGGAAGAGGGCCTTTCAGTGGGCACAGCTGTGGCACTTTGCAATCACTGGAGCCTTGGCAG CTTGTTTATTACTTGGAAAGGGTAAACTTCTCCACTCCATTTAGTGATCAACTGTCATTTGATGAAAATGGTGACGTTGTGCCAATTTATGATGTGATGAACTGGTTGTTGCTCCCTGATGGAAGCATTAAAGTTCAGAGTGTGGGTGAGGTTAAGGGGTCAGCTTTCAAAGGTGAAGAACTCATACTTGATGAAAACAAAATCTTCTGGAACTCTATATCAAACAAG CCAGTTCAATCAATATGTAGTGAAAGCTGTCCACTCGGTACCCACATGATAAGAAAGAAGGGGGAACCCAAATGCTGTTTTGACTGCATCCCTTGTTCTGACGGAAAAGTCAGTAATATGAGCA ACTCCTTGGAATGCACCAGTTGTCCAGAGGATTTTTGGTCAAACCCCCAACGTGACCACTGTGTTCCTAAGAAGACAGAGTTCCTCTCTTACCTTGAGCCTCTGGGTATTTGTTTGACAGCAACCTCATTACTGGGCACATTTTTATGTGCTGTTATTCTAGGGATTTTTATCTACCATCGCAGAACACCCATAGTACGTGCCAACAATTCAGAACTTAGTTTCCAGCTATTGCTGTCACTCAAGTTATGTTTCCTGTGTTCACTGCTGTTCATTGGACGACCCAGGCTGTGGACATGCCAACTCAGACATGCAGTATTTGGGATCAGCTTTGTGCTGTGTGTCTCATGCATTCTAGTAAAAACCATGGTTGTTCTGGCTGTGTTCAAAGCCTCCATGCCAGGAGGGGGAACCAGTCTGAAGTGGTTTGGTGCTATGCAGCAGAGAGGAACAATTCTGTTTCTTACATCTATTCAAGCAGCCATTTGCACTGCTTGGCTTGTTTCTGCTTCCCCAACTCCACATAAAAACACCCAATACCAAAATGATAAGATTGTTTATGAATGTGTAGTTGGGTCTAGTGTTGGTTTTGCAGTGTTGTTGGGTTATATTGGCATGCTGGCTTTCCTCAGTTTTCTAATTGCATTCCTGGTAAGGAATCTCCCTGAAAGTTTTAATGAGGCCAAGCTCATCACATTCAGCATGCTGATCTTCTGTGCTGTGTGGGTGGCCTTTGTTCCTGTCTATATCAGCTCACCGGGAAATTATGCAGATGCAGTGGAGGTATTTGCCATCTTGGCCTCAAGCTTTGGCCTCTTGATCACATTGTTTGGACCCAAATGTTACATAATCCTGCTGAAACCAGAATTGAACACAAAAAAGGCTGTAATGGGTCATGGCACTGAatcataa